CCGTCCGGCGCGGGCCAAGACCGCCACTGGTAGCCGTAAACCGGACCGAGTTCACCGGTCTCGTCCGCCCAGTCATCCCAGATCTTCACGCCGTTCTCGTTGAGATAGCGAATGTTGGTATCGCCCGCCAAAAACCAGAGCAGTTCGTGAATGATCGACCTGAGGTGCAGCTTCTTGGTCGTGACCACGGGAAAGCCGTCGGCGAGATCAAACCGCATCTGGTACCCGAAGACCGACCGTGTGCCTGTTCCGGTGCGATCGCCCCTGTCGACGCCCTCATCCAGAATTTTCGTCAGGAGGTCGAGATATTGCTGCACGGCAACGCCTTTCGGACGCGGACTTGAGTGGATAAGGCTAACTTCGCAGATTCTGCGAAAAACACATCCCTTGCCCTGCAATTTCCCCAGATCCCGCGAGAGCGGCTGTGGACGACACACGTCACGTGAAGCTTGCGAAATGGAGCCACAAACGCAAAACCACTTTCAATTCAGGGCTGAAACACTTATATCAGACATGCTGGTTCGCCAGCTACGGCAATAAACTGTCAGTGCAATAAACCTATCGGACCCGGGGGCGGTACCCGGCGCCTCCACCCAAGCCCACGGGGCATTCCACCGGATGTGACGTGGGTTTCGGCGGGGGCGAAATAGGATCGACGAGGGCGTAAAGACTGTGCTTTTGCTCGGCATTGTACCACCGTTATCGGGCTGTTCTAATAGTTGCAAACGACAACTATGCTATGGACAACGCTGTCGCTGCGTAATGCAGTGCCAGTCGTCCTTTAAAGCCCTGCTGGGTTAGCACCGGCAGGCGGGGTTCGAAGGCACCTGGCAACAGAAGCCTTCACTTTTCCGACACCTGAAAACCTGAGGCAAAGCCCGCAAATCACGGCTCTATGCACGCATTGACTTGGCCTTCTCAGGAAAGACGCATTATTCCGGTATCACTTGGAAAATTGGCTTTTCTTTTTGGCGCCGGACCGTCAATGTGGGTTATAAGGCACGAAATCAAAGCAAGATTCGACGAGAACTGATGTCTGAAGACCTTCTGCGATACGATATTTTGATCCAGGACGCGCTCAGGGGCGCAGTCAAGAAGATCCTGGCCGAGGTCGGGCGCACCGGACTGCCGGGCGAGCATCATTTCTACATCGCCTTCGACACGAATGCGCCGGGCGTCCGCATCTCCCAGAGACTGAAGGAACGCTATCCGCAGGAAATGACCATCGTGCTGCAGCACCAGTTCTGGGATCTGGCAATCGGCGAACATGCGTTTGAAGTCGGTCTCTCCTTCGGCGGCGTCCCGGAAAAGCTTCTGGTTCCGTTTTCGGCAATCAAGGGGTTCTTTGACCCTTCCGTCCAGTTCGCGCTGGAATTCGATCCCGGCAAGACAGCCGA
This region of uncultured Roseibium sp. genomic DNA includes:
- a CDS encoding SspB family protein; translation: MSEDLLRYDILIQDALRGAVKKILAEVGRTGLPGEHHFYIAFDTNAPGVRISQRLKERYPQEMTIVLQHQFWDLAIGEHAFEVGLSFGGVPEKLLVPFSAIKGFFDPSVQFALEFDPGKTAEELPEELLEAVEELAKAEQEQSESATEGTGDTKEADASPPEKDDAEKPAAKATDGDGGGEVVSLDAFRKKT